A single genomic interval of Lynx canadensis isolate LIC74 chromosome A2, mLynCan4.pri.v2, whole genome shotgun sequence harbors:
- the LOC115500979 gene encoding olfactory receptor 6B1 — protein sequence MEVENQTQVTKFILVGFPGSWAMRVAVFLMFLIAYALTVAENMVIILLVQQNRPLHKPMYFFLANLSFLETWYISVTVPKLLFSFWSVSNSISFTHCMIQLYFFIALMCTECVLLAAMAYDRYVAICRPLHYPTIMSHRLCFHLALGSWAIGFGISLAKIYFISRLSFCGPNVINHFFCDISPVLNLSCTDMSVAELVDFVLALVIFLIPLSITVLSYGCILVTVLRMPTGKQKAFSTCASHLVVVTIFYSATIFMYARPRAIHAFNMNKVISIFYAIVTPALNPFIYCLRNREVKEALKKLAYCQAIRLD from the coding sequence ATGGAAGTGGAGAACCAGACTCAGGTCACCAAGTTCATTCTTGTGGGATTCCCTGGGAGCTGGGCCATGCGAGTAGCAGTGTTCCTGATGTTCCTCATCGCCTATGCTCTGACAGTGGCTGAAAATATGGTCATCATCTTGTTGGTGCAACAGAACCGGCCACTGCACAAGCCTatgtacttcttcctggccaACCTGTCTTTCCTGGAGACCTGGTACATCTCCGTGACGGTACCTAAGTTGCTATTTAGTTTTTGGTCTGTGAGCAATAGTATCTCCTTCACTCACTGCATGATACAACTGTACTTCTTCATTGCGCTCATGTGCACAGAATGTGTGCTCCTTGCGGCCATGGCCTATGACCGTTATGTGGCCATCTGCCGTCCACTCCACTACCCCACGATTATGAGCCATAGGCTCTGCTTCCACTTGGCTCTTGGCTCCTGGGCCATTGGCTTTGGCATCTCCTTGGCTAAGATCTACTTCATCTCCCGCCTCAGTTTCTGTGGCCCCAATGTCATCAATCACTTCTTCTGTGACATCTCTCCAGTTCTTAACCTCTCCTGCACAGACATGTCTGTAGCTGAGCTGGTGGACTTTGTCCTGGCACTGGTCATCTTTCTCATCCCCCTCTCTATCACCGTCCTGTCCTATGGATGCATCCTGGTTACCGTTCTACGCATGCCCACCGGAAAGCAGAAAGCATTCTCTACCTGTGCCTCCCACCTCGTGGTGGTAACCATCTTTTATTCAGCCACTATTTTCATGTAtgccaggccccgagccatccaTGCCTTCAACATGAACAAAGTAATTTCCATCTTCTATGCCATTGTCACCCCTGCTCTCAACCCTTTCATTTATTGCCTAAGGAACAGAGAGGTCAAAGAGGCTCTGAAGAAACTGGCCTATTGCCAAGCTATCCGGTTGGACTAG